Proteins co-encoded in one Acipenser ruthenus chromosome 3, fAciRut3.2 maternal haplotype, whole genome shotgun sequence genomic window:
- the LOC117435822 gene encoding leucine-rich repeat-containing protein 14B-like produces the protein MKSLKFIAAESFVLDTINAKKNLIYISQNLYPLLFKASYLQEQSELIHDIIQNWPLAELNLNKLLGATVDCEDDLTKRTCYCCMQAFLNGLKAHVLSCSTTYTKKLKLVDLTGIKDVEFQLCKCNKSLGKWARTELVARICYDVLVAMQSETINPAVFDISINVLMDVFVTNRSYETVVPALLMRCHCPLKIRCVKFRVDNLALKSLFYIIKLVEPGSLKKLEMVHNVRLEMMHLEVLLTHVSFPELRSLILPAKAFDVRRLAPEDEAVLSHIGELLSKLTRLNELSLAFSTLTGRIRKLLSPLTTPLQVLEIANCSLNHADMAYLANSLHAEYLQRLDLSGHDVADLFPSMFFKLLSRASRTLKSLTLEECNIGDNHVNMMILGLVPCRKLSEFKFLGNPLGSQALKGLFSVFVDFPHLKYIEFPVSRDCYPDNITYPLDDACLVNYDNSKFQRLREELLSILHQANRDDIVARTPLFGSYDSEIQETRNELGVFMLQSFRDALSSFVDSGAK, from the exons ATGAAGAGCCTAAAGTTTATCGCTGCCGAGAGTTTCGTGTTAGATACCATAAACGCCAAGAAGAATTTGATCTATATTTCTCAAAATCTTTATCCACTTCTTTTTAAAGCAAGTTATTTGCAGGAACAGTCTGAATTGATTCATGACATAATTCAAAACTGGCCTTTAGCTGAGTTAAACCTTAACAAACTCTTGGGGGCAACAGTGGATTGTGAAGATGATTTAACAAAAAGGACTTGCTATTGCTGCATGCAAGCCTTTTTAAATGGGCTGAAAGCTCATGTTCTCAGCTGCTCCACAACATACACAAAGAAGCTCAAACTGGTGGACCTCACGGGAATAAAGGATGTTGAATTCCAGCTCTGCAAGTGCAACAAATCTTTAGGGAAGTGGGCTAGAACCGAGCTGGTAGCCAGAATCTGTTACGATGTACTAGTAGCGATGCAGTCTGAGACCATTAACCCAGCAGTGTTTGATATTTCAATTAATGTTCTGATGGATGTGTTTGTTACCAATCGGAGTTATGAGACGGTTGTCCCAGCCTTGCTAATGAGATGCCACTGTCCTCTGAAGATAAGATGCGTAAAGTTCAGGGTCGACAACCTAGCTTTGAAAAGCCTCTTTTACATCATTAAGCTTGTCGAGCCTGGTTCTCTGAAGAAGCTGGAGATGGTTCACAATGTTCGACTGGAAATGATGCATTTGGAGGTGCTCCTAACGCATGTTTCATTCCCTGAGCTGAGATCACTGATCCTTCCGGCCAAGGCATTTGATGTACGCAGACTTGCACCTGAAGATGAGGCAGTCTTATCGCACATTGGAGAACTGCTGAGTAAGCTGACACGGCTGAATGAACTGAGCCTAGCTTTCTCAACTCTCACTGGGAGGATTCGAAAGCTGCTAAG TCCCTTAACTACTCCACTGCAAGTACTTGAGATTGCAAACTGTTCATTGAACCATGCAGATATGGCGTACCTGGCGAACAGTCTTCATGCAGAGTACCTCCAAAGACTGGACCTCAGCGGCCACGATGTTGCAGACCTATTCCCATCAATGTTTTTCAAACTTCTCAGCCGCGCTTCTCGCACGTTGAAGAGCCTGACTCTGGAGGAATGCAATATTGGAGACAACCATGTCAACATGATGATCCTGGGTTTGGTACCATGCAGGAAGCTGAGCGAATTCAAGTTTCTAGGCAACCCTCTTGGCTCTCAAGCACTTAAAGgccttttcagtgtgtttgttGACTTTCCTCACCTAAAGTATATTGAGTTCCCAGTTTCCAGAGACTGCTACCCTGATAATATTACCTACCCACTGGATGATGCATGCCTTGTCAATTATGACAACAGTAAATTTCAGAGACTAAGGGAGGAGCTTTTATCCATTTTGCACCAAGCAAACCGTGATGATATTGTGGCCCGCACACCTCTGTTTGGGAGCTATGACTCAGAAATTCAGGAAACAAGAAATGAACTGGGTGTTTTTATGCTTCAGTCATTTAGAGATGCACTCTCCAGCTTTGTGGACAGTGGTGCAAAATAG